The Chryseobacterium glaciei DNA window TGTACCTTTTTCATCAGAAATGCAAACGCCCCGCACAATGACTTTACAAGATATTGAAGAGATTCAACAGGCTTTTGTAGATGCAACTATGAGAGCTTTAAAGGCAGGTTTTGAACTGATTGAAATCCACAGTGCTCACGGGTATCTGATTAATGAATTTTTATCTCCTATTCCAAATAAAAGAACTGATCATTACGGAGGAAGTATAGAAAACAGAGCAAGATTTCTATTCGAAATTATTGACAAAGTAAAAACTGTGTGGCCTTCGGAACTTCCGATTGCTGTTCGTATTTCTGCTACAGATTGGATGGAAGAAGGATGGAATATTGATGATTCAGTTTGGTTAAGCAAAAAATTATCAGAGAAAGGAATTGATATTATTGATGTCTCTTCTGGCGGTACAGTTCCGAATGCTAAAATTACAGTAGGTTCCGGTTATCAATTACCTTTTGCAAGTACTATTAAACGGGAGTTGAAAGATCAATTACTAGTAGGAACAGTAGGTATGATCACTAATGCACATCAAGCCGAAACAATCTTGACCAATGGAGATGCCGATCTTATTTTTATAGGTCGTGAACTTCTACGAAACCCTTATTTTCCTTTAGAAGCTGCAAAACAACTTCGTTCGGAAATCCCGGTTCCTAAACCTTATGAGCTTGCCTTCTAACTTCAAAAACAAATTTTATGAGTATTTACTTAACCGTTGTTGTAAAGGCAAAGCCTGAGCATCGGCAAGAAATCAAAACCCTTTTATACAGTCTTCCGGAATTATCTATGAAAGAAGATGCCTGCATCGAATATGATGTTCACCAAAGTATTGATGATGAAAATACTTTTATCCTTAATGAAAAATGGGAAAATTTAGATGGCTTAAATCTCCATAATGAGCAATCGTATTCAAAGGAGTTTTTTGCATCATTTGATAAATTACAGGAACATCCAATTATTTATCGATCAAAGTAAAAAGTCAACATCTATAATTATTTATAAAAGATAGAAATATGAAAAAATTAAATGAATCTGTAACCATTATTACCGGAGCATCTTCAGGAATTGGTGCAGCAACAGCATTAAAATTAGCTAAAGCAGGAACCAGCATTGTTTTGGTATCCAGAGCTGATGATAAAATTGAAAAAGTAAAACAGCAAATCAAAGATGAGGGAGGTAAAGCCGAGATATTTATTGCTGACGTAACAGACATTGACCAAATGAATGCAATGGTAGCCTTTACTATTGAGAAGTTCGGAAGGGTAGATAATTTGATTAACAATGCAGGGTTAATGTTGTTTTCACAATGGAAAGATATAGCAATTGACGAGTGGAATGCAATGATCGACATTAATATTAAAGGCTATTTAAATGCTATCGCAGCAGTTCTTCCCAAATTATTGGAGCAGAAATCAGGTCATATTCTGAATATGGGATCCGTTGCAGGAATCAATATTGGTGCGAGTGCAGGTATCTACCACGGAACCAAATTTTTTGTACGAGCAATCACTGAAAGTTTAAGAAAAGAAGTCTCTGTTCATAAAGGAATTAAAATTAGCCTAATTAGCCCCGGAGTAATCAATACAGGATGGGCAGATAAAGTGACCAACAAAGAAGGAGCAGAAATCGCGGCAGAGTTGAACAAGCAGGCTATTGAACCGTATGACATCGCAAATGCGGTTTTGTTTGCTTTTGAACAGCCGGATAATGTCAATGTAAACGATATAGTGATCAGCCCAACTCTGCAAGACTGGTAATATTTTAATAAAAAAAGAATTTTAAGTAATGAATAAATACAATAAGCTATTTTCTCCCTTATCATTTGATAAAGGAATTAGTTTAAAAAACAGAATTGTGATGTCGCCAATGACCACTTGGGCATCTAATGAGGATTTTACCATATCTGATGAAGAAGTCGAATATTACCGTAAAAGGGTAAATGGGGTAGGATTGGTGATTACAGGATGTACTCACGTAATGGCCAATGGAATTGGTTTTACCCATGAATTTGCAGGATATGATGACACCTTTCTTCCAAGTCTGAAAAAGCTGGCGGATGCTGCCAAAAGTGGCGGAGCACCCGCAATTTTACAAATGTTTCATGCAGGTAATAAAGCGATTCCGGGTCTTATTCCAAATGGCGAAGTGGTTAGCGCTAGCGCTATTTCCAGCGGACCGATACTGCTTTCTGATAAAGAAAATCTTCCGAAAGAATTAACTGAAAATGAAATTTTAGAAATCATCAAAGCATTTGGAGAAACTACCAGAAGAGCAATCGAAGCAGGTTTTGACGGGGTTGAAATTCACGGGGCACACGGATTTTTGCTTCAAAATTTTATCTCGCCTTTTTTTAATCAAAGAAATGACCAATGGGGAGGTTCTGTGGAAAATCGTTTAAGACTTAGCCTGGAAATTTTAAGAGAGGTGAAAAATGTAATTTCAAAATATGCTGATCGTCCTTTTTTAATAGGGTACAGAATTTCACCTGAAGAAATGCCTCAACAAACCTATGGACTTCCGGATACTTTTGTTTTAATGGATCAGTTGATTAAAGAAGACATCGATTACTTACATTTTTCTCTGCTCGACGCTGTCAATCAGAAACCAATTGATTCAGAATTTTCAGATGAACCAATATCAGTTGTTTTAAACAATTATGTTAACAACAGGGTTCCTGTTCTTGTTGCTGGAAGTGTTACAACACCTGTGATGGCCGAACAGGTTATAGATTATGATGTTTCTATGGTGGCTATAGGAAGAACTTTAATTATCAATCCAAATTGGGTAGAATTAGTTGAAAGTGGGGAAGAAGAAAAAATAGATTCAAATCTTAAACTTGATACAGTAGAAGATAAGAAGATCCCCAAGAAAT harbors:
- the namA gene encoding NADPH dehydrogenase NamA, with the translated sequence MSKLFSPLTVKSVTFRNRIITSPMCMYMAEDGFASDWHLVHYGSRAMGGAGTVMLEATAVRADGRIGIGDLGIWKDEHVEMLTKVTSFIKSTGSVPAIQLAHAGRKGSTWASGRESRPLMPHEKDGWEVIAPSAVPFSSEMQTPRTMTLQDIEEIQQAFVDATMRALKAGFELIEIHSAHGYLINEFLSPIPNKRTDHYGGSIENRARFLFEIIDKVKTVWPSELPIAVRISATDWMEEGWNIDDSVWLSKKLSEKGIDIIDVSSGGTVPNAKITVGSGYQLPFASTIKRELKDQLLVGTVGMITNAHQAETILTNGDADLIFIGRELLRNPYFPLEAAKQLRSEIPVPKPYELAF
- a CDS encoding putative quinol monooxygenase; amino-acid sequence: MSIYLTVVVKAKPEHRQEIKTLLYSLPELSMKEDACIEYDVHQSIDDENTFILNEKWENLDGLNLHNEQSYSKEFFASFDKLQEHPIIYRSK
- a CDS encoding SDR family oxidoreductase, with product MKKLNESVTIITGASSGIGAATALKLAKAGTSIVLVSRADDKIEKVKQQIKDEGGKAEIFIADVTDIDQMNAMVAFTIEKFGRVDNLINNAGLMLFSQWKDIAIDEWNAMIDINIKGYLNAIAAVLPKLLEQKSGHILNMGSVAGINIGASAGIYHGTKFFVRAITESLRKEVSVHKGIKISLISPGVINTGWADKVTNKEGAEIAAELNKQAIEPYDIANAVLFAFEQPDNVNVNDIVISPTLQDW
- a CDS encoding NADH-dependent flavin oxidoreductase — encoded protein: MNKYNKLFSPLSFDKGISLKNRIVMSPMTTWASNEDFTISDEEVEYYRKRVNGVGLVITGCTHVMANGIGFTHEFAGYDDTFLPSLKKLADAAKSGGAPAILQMFHAGNKAIPGLIPNGEVVSASAISSGPILLSDKENLPKELTENEILEIIKAFGETTRRAIEAGFDGVEIHGAHGFLLQNFISPFFNQRNDQWGGSVENRLRLSLEILREVKNVISKYADRPFLIGYRISPEEMPQQTYGLPDTFVLMDQLIKEDIDYLHFSLLDAVNQKPIDSEFSDEPISVVLNNYVNNRVPVLVAGSVTTPVMAEQVIDYDVSMVAIGRTLIINPNWVELVESGEEEKIDSNLKLDTVEDKKIPKKLLAIFETLKGWVPIKS